One Rhodobacteraceae bacterium M385 genomic region harbors:
- a CDS encoding glutathione S-transferase N-terminal domain-containing protein, with protein MTSITDHPINTRWPAKDPSVIQLYSFPTPNGVKVSIALEEMGLPYEAHRVTLSDADVRSEAFLALNPNNKIPAIIDPNGPDGTPLELWESGAILIYLAEKSGKLLGTNAAQKYEIIKWVMFQMGGLGPMLGQLGYFSKFAGAEIEDPRPKERFVVEAKRLLAVLEKQLADRDWIAGEFSIADIAIAPWLAALEFYGTQDAVGWNDLTHLPAYLDRFHAREAVKVGRVTPPREG; from the coding sequence ATGACTTCTATCACCGACCACCCGATCAATACCCGCTGGCCCGCTAAAGATCCGTCCGTGATCCAACTTTATTCCTTCCCCACACCCAATGGGGTGAAGGTCTCCATCGCACTGGAAGAAATGGGCCTCCCCTACGAGGCGCACCGCGTCACCCTGTCTGATGCCGATGTGCGCAGCGAGGCGTTCCTTGCCCTGAACCCCAATAACAAGATCCCCGCCATCATCGACCCCAACGGGCCCGATGGCACCCCGCTAGAGCTTTGGGAATCCGGTGCGATCCTGATCTACCTGGCCGAGAAATCAGGCAAACTGCTTGGCACCAACGCGGCGCAGAAATACGAGATCATCAAATGGGTGATGTTCCAGATGGGCGGCTTGGGCCCCATGCTCGGCCAACTGGGGTACTTCTCCAAGTTTGCCGGTGCCGAAATCGAAGACCCTCGCCCAAAGGAACGCTTCGTGGTCGAGGCCAAACGCCTCCTCGCTGTGCTCGAAAAGCAACTGGCAGACCGGGATTGGATCGCGGGCGAGTTCTCCATCGCCGATATCGCAATCGCCCCTTGGTTGGCCGCGCTGGAATTTTACGGCACCCAAGACGCCGTCGGCTGGAACGACCTTACCCACCTGCCCGCCTACCTGGATCGCTTCCACGCCCGCGAAGCCGTTAAAGTGGGCCGGGTGACACCGCCACGCGAAGGCTGA
- the mscL gene encoding large conductance mechanosensitive channel protein MscL gives MINEFKDFIAKGNVMDMAVGIIIGAAFTAIVTSLVGDLINPIIGLVSGGVDFTNNYAVLAGEVPAGASLEAAREAGASIFAYGAFIMAVINFLIIAFVVFLLVKMVNRVKDAAAKEEQAVPEAPKGPTQEELLIEIRDALQARG, from the coding sequence ATGATTAACGAATTCAAGGATTTCATTGCCAAGGGCAATGTGATGGACATGGCCGTCGGTATCATCATCGGCGCGGCATTCACGGCGATTGTCACCTCTTTGGTGGGCGATCTTATTAACCCGATCATCGGCCTCGTGTCGGGCGGTGTTGATTTCACCAACAACTACGCTGTTCTGGCGGGTGAAGTGCCTGCGGGCGCATCGCTTGAAGCTGCGCGTGAAGCTGGCGCATCGATCTTCGCTTATGGTGCCTTCATCATGGCTGTGATCAACTTCCTGATCATCGCGTTTGTGGTGTTCCTGCTGGTGAAGATGGTGAACCGCGTTAAAGACGCAGCCGCCAAGGAAGAGCAGGCAGTGCCAGAAGCTCCTAAGGGTCCGACCCAGGAAGAGCTTCTGATTGAGATTCGCGACGCGCTGCAAGCACGCGGCTAA
- the ald gene encoding alanine dehydrogenase, with protein MHIGCPTEIKPQEFRVGITPAAAREAVSHGHLVTMQSGAGLGAGFTDDDYVTAGAQIAATAEEIFANADLVVKVKEPQAVERAMLRKGQILFTYLHLAPDPEQTADLLKSGVTAIAYETVTDRNGGLPLLAPMSEVAGRLAPQVGSWALQKANGGRGVLMGGVPGVGPAEVLVIGGGVVGTQAARVAAGMGADVTILDRSLPRLRYLDDAYRGTFKTRYASADATADLITRADMVIGAVLIPGAAAPKLVTKAQLSTMKPGAVIVDVAIDQGGCFETSKATTHQDPIYEVDGVVHYCVANMPGAVARTSTLALGNATMPFMLALADKGWKQACADDPHLLEGLNTHEGKLTNYPVGVALGLDVLSPSLAIKG; from the coding sequence ATGCACATCGGTTGCCCCACGGAAATCAAACCTCAGGAATTTCGCGTCGGGATTACCCCCGCTGCCGCCCGTGAGGCCGTAAGCCACGGCCATCTTGTCACAATGCAGTCGGGCGCGGGCCTTGGTGCAGGCTTCACCGATGACGACTACGTCACGGCGGGTGCGCAGATCGCCGCCACCGCCGAAGAGATTTTCGCCAACGCCGACTTGGTTGTGAAGGTGAAAGAACCGCAAGCGGTGGAACGCGCCATGCTGCGCAAGGGTCAGATCCTGTTCACCTACCTGCATCTTGCCCCTGACCCCGAACAAACCGCTGACCTGCTGAAAAGCGGTGTCACCGCGATTGCGTATGAAACGGTGACGGACCGCAACGGAGGCCTGCCCCTGCTGGCCCCCATGTCCGAAGTCGCCGGGCGGTTGGCCCCTCAGGTCGGGTCGTGGGCGCTGCAAAAAGCGAACGGCGGACGGGGCGTATTGATGGGCGGCGTCCCCGGCGTGGGCCCGGCCGAGGTTCTGGTGATCGGCGGCGGCGTTGTGGGGACACAAGCCGCCCGTGTGGCCGCTGGCATGGGAGCGGATGTGACCATTCTTGATCGCTCTCTCCCTCGCCTGCGCTACCTCGATGACGCCTATCGCGGTACATTCAAAACCCGTTACGCCAGCGCCGATGCTACGGCCGACCTGATTACGCGTGCTGATATGGTGATCGGCGCGGTCTTGATTCCCGGTGCCGCCGCCCCGAAACTGGTCACCAAGGCGCAGCTCTCCACGATGAAACCCGGTGCGGTGATCGTGGACGTGGCGATCGACCAAGGGGGCTGCTTCGAGACCTCCAAAGCCACAACCCACCAAGACCCAATTTATGAGGTAGACGGCGTCGTCCACTACTGCGTTGCCAATATGCCCGGCGCCGTGGCCCGTACCTCTACGCTGGCCCTTGGCAATGCCACGATGCCCTTCATGCTGGCCTTGGCCGACAAAGGGTGGAAGCAAGCCTGCGCCGATGATCCGCACCTGCTGGAAGGGCTCAACACCCACGAAGGCAAACTGACAAATTACCCCGTCGGCGTGGCCTTAGGTCTTGATGTATTGTCGCCGTCCTTGGCGATCAAAGGCTAG
- a CDS encoding Lrp/AsnC family transcriptional regulator — protein sequence MARGITKEVELDDMDVAILRALQRQGRMTHAELSERVNLSPSACHRRVQRLEASGVIRDYVALLSPRAVGRVTTVFVEIKLQGQSDETFDAFEKAVARVEDVLECHLMAGSADYMLKVVARDSEDFARIHRQHLARLPGVAQMQSSFALKTVFKTTALPV from the coding sequence ATGGCACGAGGAATCACCAAAGAGGTCGAGTTGGACGACATGGATGTCGCAATTCTGAGGGCATTGCAGCGACAAGGCCGGATGACCCACGCGGAATTGTCGGAACGGGTGAACCTGTCGCCCTCGGCCTGCCACCGCCGGGTGCAGCGGTTAGAGGCCTCGGGCGTGATCCGAGACTACGTGGCATTGCTGTCCCCCCGCGCCGTGGGCCGTGTCACAACGGTGTTTGTCGAGATCAAGTTGCAAGGGCAGTCGGACGAGACCTTTGACGCTTTCGAGAAGGCAGTGGCACGGGTTGAAGACGTGTTGGAATGTCATCTGATGGCGGGGTCTGCCGACTATATGCTGAAGGTCGTTGCCCGGGATTCCGAGGATTTCGCCCGCATCCACCGCCAGCACTTGGCCCGGCTTCCCGGCGTGGCGCAGATGCAATCGAGTTTCGCGCTAAAGACGGTGTTCAAGACAACAGCGTTGCCCGTGTAA
- a CDS encoding AzlD domain-containing protein, protein MTPELSNWSAGEIWLIIAILGVATFTIRLSFLGLIGDRELPEWLLRHLRYTPVAILPALVTPLVVWPGSTGGALSAPHLVGAIAAMGIGYWRRSPIWAVAAGMAAFLVVRAVL, encoded by the coding sequence ATGACCCCAGAACTCAGCAACTGGAGCGCCGGAGAAATCTGGCTGATCATTGCCATCCTTGGCGTGGCCACCTTCACCATTCGCCTATCGTTTCTAGGCCTGATTGGCGACCGAGAGCTTCCCGAATGGCTTCTGCGCCACCTGCGCTATACGCCCGTGGCGATCCTGCCCGCCCTTGTGACGCCGCTTGTGGTTTGGCCCGGCTCTACCGGTGGCGCGCTGAGTGCGCCGCACCTTGTCGGAGCGATTGCCGCGATGGGGATCGGCTACTGGCGCAGAAGCCCGATTTGGGCGGTGGCCGCTGGCATGGCGGCGTTTCTGGTGGTGCGGGCGGTTTTATAA
- a CDS encoding AzlC family ABC transporter permease codes for MATDTTSIPAPKMRSAFWRGVRDCGPFMFVAGPFGMLFGVIATEAGLDLLQVMGFSVVIIAGAAQFAALQLMLDDAPTAIVILSAVAVNLRMAMYSASLAPHLGAAPLWQRALIGYMNIDQTYAVSMLKYEAEPEMSLPQKVLYFFGTCVPIVPVWYVMTLIGALLGQSISTDWGLEFAVPVTFIALVAPALRTPAHIAAAGASVVLALAFAGLPYNLGLMPAGIGAMIVGAEVERRMGPR; via the coding sequence ATGGCGACTGACACCACCTCGATTCCGGCCCCAAAAATGCGCAGCGCGTTCTGGCGCGGTGTCCGCGACTGCGGACCGTTTATGTTTGTGGCGGGACCTTTCGGGATGTTGTTCGGTGTCATCGCGACCGAGGCCGGTTTGGACCTGCTACAGGTCATGGGGTTCTCTGTGGTCATCATCGCAGGTGCGGCGCAATTCGCAGCCCTGCAACTGATGTTGGACGATGCGCCGACGGCGATCGTGATCTTGTCAGCGGTTGCCGTGAACCTACGCATGGCAATGTATTCCGCGTCCCTTGCGCCCCACCTGGGGGCCGCCCCCCTGTGGCAGAGGGCGCTGATCGGCTACATGAACATCGACCAGACCTATGCGGTCTCGATGCTGAAGTACGAGGCCGAACCGGAAATGTCATTGCCTCAGAAGGTGCTATATTTCTTTGGCACCTGTGTGCCCATCGTGCCGGTTTGGTATGTGATGACGCTGATCGGCGCTTTGTTGGGCCAGTCCATATCCACCGATTGGGGGCTAGAGTTTGCAGTCCCCGTCACCTTCATCGCCCTGGTTGCCCCAGCCCTTCGCACCCCCGCCCATATCGCAGCGGCAGGGGCTTCGGTGGTGCTGGCGCTGGCCTTTGCCGGGCTGCCATACAACCTTGGGCTAATGCCCGCGGGCATCGGCGCCATGATCGTCGGCGCGGAAGTAGAACGCAGGATGGGCCCAAGATGA
- the mobA gene encoding molybdenum cofactor guanylyltransferase gives MQSGGANISAVVLAGGQGRRIGGGKAHVLLAQKPMWRHVAERIAPQVNALAINAPEPFDDYPIVTDSLPGLGPLSGVLAAMHWAQSQGAARVLTVAVDTPFLPSDLGKRLSAAMAPIVMARTADGVHGTTALWDVSLAHDLEAFLRGGGRKVTAWAMGHQVAHVDFADARPPMFFNVNTPEDLAQAEAWIAEALAH, from the coding sequence ATGCAATCAGGTGGCGCAAATATCTCTGCCGTGGTTCTGGCCGGCGGTCAGGGGCGGCGCATCGGCGGCGGCAAGGCCCATGTGCTTTTGGCGCAGAAGCCTATGTGGCGGCATGTGGCGGAACGCATCGCGCCGCAGGTGAATGCCTTGGCCATAAACGCGCCTGAGCCCTTCGATGATTATCCTATCGTCACGGACTCTTTACCCGGCCTCGGCCCGCTGAGCGGTGTTCTTGCGGCGATGCATTGGGCGCAGAGCCAAGGGGCCGCGCGGGTGTTGACCGTTGCCGTCGATACGCCTTTCTTGCCTTCCGACCTGGGCAAGCGGTTGAGTGCAGCCATGGCACCCATCGTGATGGCCCGAACCGCCGACGGCGTGCATGGGACAACGGCGTTGTGGGATGTGTCCTTGGCTCACGATCTGGAGGCGTTCTTGCGGGGGGGCGGCCGCAAGGTCACCGCTTGGGCAATGGGACACCAAGTGGCCCATGTGGATTTCGCCGACGCCCGCCCGCCAATGTTTTTCAACGTGAACACGCCCGAGGATTTGGCGCAGGCTGAGGCCTGGATTGCGGAGGCTCTCGCGCATTGA
- a CDS encoding pyridoxal phosphate-dependent aminotransferase produces the protein MSFDEIIDRRGTHCVKWDMMETLYGVSAEDGISMWVADMDFRPPQCVQDAVADMHKHGIYGYFGDDSKYRAAICWWMQERHNWTVDPSHIFSTHGLVNGTSMCLDAFTSEGDGVVLFTPVYHAFAKVITASNRDLCELEMPIVDGRLTLDFDAFDAQMKGHEKMLVLCSPHNPGGRVWTREELEGIADFAKRHDLILVSDEIHHDLTMPGQQHIPMAHIDGIEDRLVMMTAATKTFNIAGSHIGNVIIADDKLREKFAGRMAALGMSPNSFGLFMVTAAYSPEGAKWLDELREYLAENARIFDEGINAIPGLRSMVLESTYLAWVDFEGTGMSKDEFTARVQDTAKIAANYGPTFGKGGDSFLRFNIAAPRSVIKEAVARMQAAFSDLQ, from the coding sequence ATGTCATTTGACGAAATTATCGACCGCCGCGGCACCCATTGCGTAAAATGGGACATGATGGAGACCCTTTATGGCGTCTCCGCAGAAGATGGCATTTCGATGTGGGTCGCCGACATGGATTTTCGCCCGCCCCAATGCGTTCAAGATGCCGTGGCCGACATGCACAAGCACGGCATCTATGGCTACTTCGGGGACGACAGCAAGTATCGCGCTGCGATCTGCTGGTGGATGCAGGAGCGTCACAACTGGACCGTTGACCCCTCTCACATCTTCTCGACCCATGGGCTCGTGAACGGCACGTCGATGTGCCTTGATGCCTTCACATCCGAGGGCGACGGCGTTGTCCTTTTCACGCCCGTCTACCATGCCTTTGCCAAGGTCATCACCGCCTCGAACCGCGACCTGTGCGAACTGGAGATGCCCATTGTGGACGGGCGCCTTACCTTGGACTTCGACGCGTTTGATGCGCAGATGAAGGGCCACGAGAAAATGCTGGTCCTCTGTTCGCCCCACAACCCCGGCGGACGCGTCTGGACCCGAGAGGAGCTGGAAGGCATCGCCGATTTCGCCAAGCGTCACGACCTGATCCTCGTCTCGGACGAAATCCACCATGATCTGACCATGCCCGGCCAACAGCATATCCCCATGGCCCATATCGACGGGATCGAAGACCGTTTGGTCATGATGACCGCCGCCACCAAGACCTTCAACATTGCTGGCAGCCATATCGGCAACGTCATCATTGCCGATGACAAACTGCGTGAAAAATTCGCCGGACGCATGGCCGCCCTTGGGATGTCGCCGAACTCTTTCGGTCTATTCATGGTCACCGCGGCCTATTCCCCGGAAGGCGCAAAATGGCTCGATGAATTGCGCGAATACTTGGCAGAGAACGCACGTATCTTTGATGAAGGGATCAACGCGATCCCCGGCCTGCGCTCCATGGTATTGGAGTCCACCTATCTGGCTTGGGTCGATTTCGAGGGCACCGGGATGAGCAAGGATGAATTTACCGCCCGCGTGCAGGACACCGCCAAGATCGCCGCCAACTATGGGCCAACCTTCGGCAAAGGTGGCGATAGCTTCCTGCGCTTCAACATCGCCGCGCCGCGCTCGGTGATCAAGGAAGCCGTCGCGCGGATGCAGGCGGCGTTCAGCGACCTGCAATAA
- the def gene encoding peptide deformylase: MKLPILIHPDPRLKKVAAPVDDVSDKLRALADNMLTTMYEAPGIGLAAPQVGIGSRLIVLDCEKGDDAVPRPLVMVNPQVVAASDETNTYDEGCLSIPDVYADVTRPEAVTVRWMDLNGAEQEETFDGLWATCVQHEIDHLEGKLFIDYLSGLKRQLITRKMVKLKRDRARDIA, from the coding sequence ATGAAGCTTCCGATTTTGATCCATCCCGACCCACGCCTGAAAAAGGTGGCCGCTCCCGTAGACGATGTCTCGGACAAGTTGCGGGCATTGGCCGACAACATGCTGACGACGATGTATGAGGCGCCGGGCATCGGTCTGGCCGCGCCGCAAGTGGGCATTGGGTCACGGTTGATCGTGTTGGATTGCGAGAAGGGGGACGATGCGGTGCCCCGGCCCTTGGTGATGGTGAACCCGCAAGTCGTGGCGGCGTCGGATGAGACAAACACCTATGATGAGGGCTGTCTGTCGATCCCCGATGTTTATGCGGATGTGACGCGGCCCGAGGCCGTGACCGTGCGTTGGATGGACCTGAATGGGGCGGAGCAGGAAGAGACATTTGATGGGCTCTGGGCGACCTGCGTGCAGCACGAGATAGACCACCTCGAAGGGAAGCTGTTCATCGATTATTTGAGCGGGCTGAAGCGCCAGTTGATCACCCGCAAGATGGTGAAGTTGAAGCGCGACCGCGCGCGCGATATCGCGTGA
- the def gene encoding peptide deformylase → MSVRPVLLWPDPRLAKVCVPVDAPPSELIQDLFDTMYAANGRGLAAPQIGVLFRVFVVDVSWKEGAYDPRVFINPTLQQRSEDIGTMEEQCLSIPDLPMAVTRPAAITLAWDTVEGTREEATFTGILGRCIQHEFDHLDGRVIFDHQSPEARAELEATYAG, encoded by the coding sequence GTGAGCGTCAGGCCGGTTCTGCTGTGGCCTGACCCTCGGTTGGCCAAGGTTTGTGTCCCCGTGGATGCGCCGCCGTCTGAATTGATCCAAGACTTGTTTGACACGATGTACGCCGCCAACGGTCGCGGGCTTGCCGCGCCGCAGATCGGCGTTTTGTTTCGTGTGTTCGTGGTGGATGTGAGTTGGAAAGAAGGCGCGTATGATCCGCGCGTGTTCATCAACCCGACGTTGCAGCAGCGCAGCGAGGACATCGGCACGATGGAGGAGCAGTGCCTTTCCATCCCTGACCTTCCCATGGCGGTGACACGGCCCGCCGCGATTACCTTGGCGTGGGACACGGTAGAGGGCACGCGCGAGGAAGCGACCTTCACGGGTATTCTTGGCCGGTGCATCCAGCACGAGTTTGACCACCTTGATGGCCGGGTGATCTTCGACCATCAATCGCCCGAGGCCCGCGCGGAACTGGAGGCGACCTATGCCGGTTAG
- the def gene encoding peptide deformylase, producing the protein MPVRPFIPYPDKRLRTVAETVGTVTDVHRDIWQDMIETMDAMPGVGLAAPQIGVMLRLAVVDASDIRGQAIRMADPELVSASDDLNTYPEASPNLPGVSAQITRPARVTVAFTDHMGMRVRQEFVGLWATSVQHQIDHLAGKMYVDHLSRVKREMLVKKSRRGA; encoded by the coding sequence ATGCCGGTTAGGCCCTTTATCCCCTATCCAGACAAGCGCCTGCGCACCGTGGCTGAGACCGTCGGCACCGTCACCGACGTGCACCGCGATATCTGGCAAGACATGATCGAGACCATGGACGCCATGCCCGGCGTCGGCCTTGCGGCGCCGCAAATTGGCGTGATGCTAAGGCTCGCCGTGGTGGACGCCAGCGACATTCGCGGTCAGGCGATCCGCATGGCTGATCCCGAGCTTGTAAGCGCCTCGGATGATTTGAATACTTACCCAGAGGCTTCCCCCAATCTGCCCGGCGTCAGCGCTCAGATCACCCGCCCTGCGCGGGTTACGGTAGCTTTCACCGACCATATGGGGATGCGGGTACGGCAGGAGTTCGTCGGCCTCTGGGCAACCTCGGTACAGCACCAGATCGACCATCTTGCGGGCAAGATGTACGTAGACCACTTAAGCCGTGTGAAGCGGGAAATGCTGGTCAAGAAATCTCGGAGGGGCGCGTGA
- the fmt gene encoding methionyl-tRNA formyltransferase, with translation MRIVFMGTPEFSVPVLDALVDAGHDIAAVYSQPPRPAGRGKKDRPSPVQARAEALGLSVRHPVSLKGAEAQADFAALNADVAVVVAYGLILPQAVLDAPRRGCLNIHASLLPRWRGAAPIHRAIMAGDSHTGICIMQMEAGLDTGPVLLSQETPIGPEETTGALHDRLSALGASTIVKALAQLDDLTAEVQPEDGVTYAAKIDKSEAKVDWSLPAPHINKQILGLSPFPGAWTMAGGKRLKLLQSRVADGAGAAGTVLNGLTIACGEGAVEITRVQPEGKGAMDTKDWLLGARIAPGTVFT, from the coding sequence ATGCGGATCGTTTTTATGGGCACGCCCGAGTTCTCGGTTCCGGTGCTGGATGCCTTGGTGGACGCGGGCCACGACATTGCCGCCGTTTATTCTCAACCGCCGCGCCCGGCGGGACGGGGCAAGAAGGATCGTCCCAGCCCGGTGCAAGCGCGGGCCGAAGCGCTTGGATTGTCCGTCCGTCATCCGGTGTCCTTGAAGGGCGCAGAGGCGCAGGCAGATTTCGCCGCGCTTAACGCCGATGTCGCTGTGGTTGTGGCTTATGGGTTGATCCTGCCGCAAGCGGTGCTGGATGCGCCCCGGCGCGGATGTCTGAATATCCACGCATCTTTGTTGCCCCGTTGGCGCGGCGCCGCGCCGATCCACCGCGCAATTATGGCGGGCGATAGCCATACAGGCATTTGCATCATGCAAATGGAGGCAGGTTTGGACACTGGCCCGGTTCTGCTGAGCCAAGAAACCCCCATCGGGCCGGAAGAGACGACGGGCGCATTACACGACCGCCTATCCGCTCTTGGTGCCAGCACCATTGTGAAGGCTCTGGCGCAGTTGGACGATTTGACCGCCGAAGTGCAGCCCGAGGACGGTGTCACCTATGCTGCAAAGATTGATAAATCCGAAGCAAAGGTGGATTGGAGCCTTCCGGCCCCCCATATCAATAAGCAGATCCTTGGCCTGTCGCCCTTTCCCGGTGCTTGGACAATGGCGGGCGGCAAGCGGTTGAAGCTGCTGCAAAGCCGTGTCGCGGACGGCGCGGGCGCGGCTGGTACGGTACTGAATGGGCTGACGATCGCCTGTGGCGAAGGGGCGGTAGAAATCACCCGTGTCCAACCCGAAGGCAAGGGCGCGATGGATACGAAAGACTGGCTATTGGGAGCAAGGATCGCGCCGGGCACGGTTTTTACGTAG
- a CDS encoding L-malyl-CoA/beta-methylmalyl-CoA lyase has translation MSFRIQPTPIARPNRCQLFGPGSNPKLFAKMAASDADVINLDLEDSVAPDDKAAARANIINAIKDVDWGGKTLSVRINGLDTPYWYRDVVELLEADTPRLDIIMIPKVGCAADIYAVDALVTAIETAKGRTKPIGFEVIIESAAGIAHVEEIAAASPRMQAMSLGAADFAASMGMQTTGIGGTQEAYYMLHEGAKYWSDPWHWAQAAIVAACRTHGVLPVDGPFGDFSDDEGYRAQARRSATLGMVGKWAIHPKQISVANEVFTPSAEAVAEAEEILAAMEKAKAEGTGATVYKGRLVDIASIKQAEVIVKQAKMIAG, from the coding sequence ATGAGCTTCCGCATCCAGCCCACCCCTATCGCCCGCCCCAACCGCTGCCAGCTCTTTGGGCCCGGCTCGAACCCGAAACTGTTTGCGAAGATGGCGGCCTCGGACGCGGATGTGATTAACCTTGATCTGGAAGACAGCGTCGCCCCTGATGATAAAGCAGCGGCGCGAGCCAATATTATCAACGCAATCAAAGACGTGGATTGGGGGGGCAAGACCCTGAGCGTGCGGATCAACGGGCTCGACACGCCCTATTGGTATCGCGATGTGGTGGAGTTGCTGGAGGCCGATACCCCGCGTCTCGACATCATCATGATCCCCAAAGTGGGCTGCGCGGCAGATATCTATGCCGTGGATGCGTTGGTCACGGCGATTGAAACCGCCAAGGGGCGCACCAAGCCTATCGGGTTTGAGGTGATTATCGAAAGTGCGGCTGGCATTGCCCATGTGGAAGAGATCGCAGCGGCCTCCCCCCGGATGCAAGCGATGAGCCTAGGGGCGGCGGATTTCGCCGCGTCGATGGGGATGCAGACCACCGGCATCGGCGGCACGCAAGAGGCGTATTATATGCTCCACGAAGGGGCCAAATACTGGTCCGACCCGTGGCATTGGGCGCAAGCGGCAATTGTCGCGGCTTGCCGCACCCACGGTGTTTTACCGGTGGATGGCCCGTTTGGGGACTTCTCGGATGATGAAGGCTACCGTGCTCAAGCGCGCCGTTCTGCCACGTTGGGGATGGTCGGCAAATGGGCCATCCATCCCAAGCAGATCTCGGTGGCGAACGAGGTTTTCACCCCCTCTGCCGAGGCGGTCGCTGAAGCGGAAGAGATCCTTGCCGCGATGGAGAAGGCCAAGGCCGAAGGCACCGGGGCCACGGTATATAAGGGGCGTTTGGTGGATATCGCATCGATCAAGCAGGCCGAAGTTATCGTGAAACAAGCTAAAATGATCGCGGGCTAA
- a CDS encoding acetyl-CoA carboxylase carboxyltransferase subunit alpha, producing MNYLDFEKPLAEIEGKAEELRAMARREEGMDVEEQAAALDKKASDMLRDLYKDLTPWRKCQVARHADRPHCKDYIEALFTEYTPLAGDRNFADDHAIMGGLARFNDTPVVVIGHEKGSDTKTRIERNFGMARPEGYRKAVRLMDLADRFNLPVITLVDTPGAYPGKGAEERGQSEAIARSTEKCLQIGVPLISVIIGEGGSGGAVAFATADKVAMLEHSVYAVITPEGCASILWKDSEKMREAAEAMRLTAQDLHQLGVCDLIIKEPLGGAQRDKQVAIANVGKAIEGLLDGIDSADRAALIAGRRKKFLDIGSKGLAA from the coding sequence ATGAACTACCTCGACTTCGAAAAACCCCTTGCCGAGATTGAAGGCAAAGCGGAAGAACTGCGGGCTATGGCGCGCCGGGAAGAGGGGATGGACGTTGAAGAACAAGCGGCCGCACTCGACAAAAAAGCGTCGGACATGCTGCGTGACCTCTACAAGGATTTGACCCCTTGGCGGAAATGCCAAGTGGCCCGTCACGCCGACCGCCCCCATTGCAAGGACTACATCGAAGCGCTGTTCACGGAATATACGCCTTTGGCCGGTGACCGGAACTTTGCCGACGATCACGCTATCATGGGCGGCTTGGCCCGGTTCAACGACACGCCCGTTGTCGTCATTGGCCACGAAAAAGGGTCCGACACCAAGACCCGGATCGAACGGAACTTCGGCATGGCTCGTCCCGAAGGCTACCGCAAGGCTGTGCGCCTGATGGATCTTGCCGACCGTTTCAACCTGCCGGTCATCACACTGGTGGACACCCCCGGCGCCTATCCCGGCAAAGGCGCGGAAGAACGCGGCCAGTCCGAGGCGATTGCGCGCTCAACCGAGAAATGCCTTCAAATCGGCGTGCCCCTGATCTCGGTCATCATCGGTGAAGGCGGATCGGGCGGCGCGGTGGCCTTCGCCACGGCCGACAAGGTCGCGATGCTGGAGCATTCGGTCTACGCCGTCATCACGCCAGAGGGGTGCGCCTCGATCCTGTGGAAAGATTCCGAAAAGATGCGCGAAGCGGCGGAAGCGATGCGCCTGACCGCTCAAGACCTGCATCAGCTTGGCGTGTGCGATCTAATCATTAAAGAACCGCTCGGCGGCGCACAGCGCGATAAACAGGTCGCAATTGCGAACGTCGGCAAAGCGATTGAGGGTCTGCTGGATGGCATCGACAGCGCAGATCGTGCTGCCCTGATTGCCGGGCGTCGCAAGAAGTTCCTCGATATCGGTTCCAAAGGGCTCGCCGCCTAA